One Candidatus Nanosynbacter featherlites genomic region harbors:
- a CDS encoding choice-of-anchor U domain-containing protein → MVRLRISRRNQRVAKLAIPAAAVVMVFALVLTSPFMAKAASVHKKYKAMDTNYPVPTTNVAWISPDGNDNSGNGTEARPFATFRRGLQAVSDGGTVVAKSGAYREPHFFVTKKNITFQAAPHAEVWMKGSDIVSADRWTKEGNMWKTTGKFRNFCRVCTVNPNPSKEGMAAYPEQMFIDDQPLEQVDAKNKVGPGKFYVEDKNPTTLKDPTNNRAGFNVGTEDDLTYYVGSDPSSGTTEITNRARAFSVGGRQADDGSNFTMKAINVAQYSPVQSWSWDRDLAEDQVGTSMIVVNGRGSVVQDSIFTQSSSVGFNTDAQGARIVNNKFIGNGGNGAGANRAHNTTFENNIFTENNAANYLTNGSVCLAWCTVSEIKVTHIENFTFRGNVVDNSKNPASTGNDYYVRNGTAGVWCDEGCIKAKIVNNFFINTTTAIFDEVSDGTIIASNIIEGSGAGIGVSSSSNSKVYNNTISRTNRPIMLNEDARTDGCNERDRNNPQICKSLESWSAGKGLSWNLTGLEMYNNIISSRAVISGDTGAPLWSYPVRSTGGPNHTGPGTYTNDMFKGFDYNAYYRSSLQNEGTIMTWDLADVPNRLDILFANVKDIAKDSRVRSSIDGRDTHSFDLFGTRANNPYFIKEAEQNTDYRKSNYNLKAGSPAIGSGKPLSAEVASAIDPSGQHVRPGVAVNRGALVNAYMDSTNSPTPPQPPAAQGVNIPDARLRQLLNKRLAEISGKTRSDAQAITAQEMLTIDRMYVDNTGNITEDQRIKDLTGLEYAKNVTELSLGNHAITNLQPLSGLTKLRALQLSGNKVADIQPLAGLSELRSVNLSENVVTNYSPLSSLNKLEQVSMSGTNQTLDLSTFAGSKNSLKKISFYDYGRKTKVVNAQSLVGAPALTSLRLTGGQLSEDEIAAIGRMTQLTELRLDYSTIMNAQPLAGLNHLTSLKLENQQGSMTTESEVFSSPLKDAAGAPIAIENTATLVNEAAGKLKVAAPVYDGQPHALQANWNKQITINGKPFAFSGTLHVTATLPKSDLSALRTAIANAEKEPAYITNDATVKQALAKAKEVEKQPNPAATAIQKAANDLNTAVTNAKKKEADAQTAAEQAVAQAEHNQDPDDVTSANAKVAAVQDPTKKQAFQDRLNQVTANVTAARNALSALITKAKDPATTAGMSQETKDAVAAQVTQAEQVAANAGASVAELNAAKAALQAKLDALRPDLSALRTAIANAEKEPAYITNDATVKQALAKAKEVEKQPNPAATAIQKAANDLNTAVTNAKKKEADAQTAAEQAVAQAEHNQDPDDVTSANAKVAAVQDPTKKQAFQDRLNQVTANVTAARNALSALITKAKDPATTAGMSQETKDAVAAQVTQAEQVAANAGASVAELNAAKAALQAKLDALRPDLSALRTAIANAEKEPAYITNDATVKQALAKAKEVEKQPNPAATAIQKAANDLNTAVTNAKKKEADAQTAAEQAVAQAEHNQDPDDVTSANAKVAAVQDPTKKQAFQDRLNQVTANVTAARNALSALITKAKDPATTAGMSQETKDAVAAQVTQAEQVAANAGASVAELNAAKAALQAKLDALRPDLSALRTAIANAEKEPAYITNDATVKQALAKAKEVEKQPNPAATAIQKAANDLNTAVTNAKKKEADAQTAAEQAVAQAEHNQDPDDVTSANAKVAAVQDPTKKQAFQDRLNQVTANVTAARNALSALITKAKDPATTAGMSQETKDAVAAQVTQAEQVAANAGASVAELNAAKAALQAKLDALRPDLSALRTAIANAEKEPAYITNDATVKQALAKAKEVEKQPNPAATAIQKAANDLNTAVTNAKKKEADAQTAAEQAVAQAESSKTQAAVNAARALVANVQDTAKRTALENRLNAIVIPGPQAPRNKMTVAQPYHRSLTLETSGNSCYNLATAQTASTPDRYNNRVLREGVDFTINCNNQAPAVGFTARVTLTLSRRYANTNRLTIGKIMNGRVYQDITSRVTFGNTPDGKYTTIAYDLTDGGFGDGDGIANGTIIDPVGIYEEEDATQNGNQNANSGGNNPVAKIAKKASNALADTGSNAIVITLGSIAVVATGAWIIIKRRR, encoded by the coding sequence ATGGTACGTCTTCGTATATCAAGAAGGAATCAACGTGTCGCCAAACTAGCGATACCAGCAGCTGCGGTTGTGATGGTTTTCGCGTTGGTTCTAACAAGTCCGTTTATGGCAAAAGCGGCTAGTGTCCACAAAAAATATAAAGCGATGGATACCAACTATCCAGTGCCGACAACCAATGTGGCATGGATTTCGCCAGATGGTAATGACAATTCTGGGAATGGTACCGAAGCGCGACCGTTCGCGACCTTTAGGCGAGGCTTACAGGCTGTTTCTGATGGAGGAACGGTTGTAGCTAAGAGCGGCGCTTACCGAGAGCCGCATTTCTTTGTCACGAAGAAAAATATTACCTTCCAGGCTGCCCCTCATGCTGAAGTCTGGATGAAGGGTAGCGATATTGTATCGGCAGATCGATGGACTAAAGAAGGCAACATGTGGAAGACTACGGGTAAATTCCGTAATTTCTGTCGTGTTTGTACGGTCAACCCCAACCCATCCAAAGAAGGTATGGCTGCTTACCCAGAGCAGATGTTTATCGACGATCAACCACTGGAACAAGTCGATGCAAAAAACAAGGTTGGCCCTGGAAAGTTTTACGTTGAAGACAAAAACCCAACTACTTTGAAAGATCCAACAAATAATCGAGCAGGCTTTAACGTTGGCACAGAAGATGATTTGACATATTATGTTGGCTCTGACCCATCTAGCGGTACTACAGAGATTACCAACCGAGCACGCGCTTTCTCTGTTGGTGGTCGTCAGGCTGATGATGGCTCTAATTTCACGATGAAAGCTATCAATGTTGCACAGTACTCACCAGTACAGAGTTGGTCTTGGGATCGTGACTTGGCCGAAGATCAGGTTGGGACCAGTATGATCGTGGTAAATGGTCGTGGCTCAGTCGTCCAAGACTCTATCTTTACGCAAAGCTCCTCAGTCGGTTTCAATACTGATGCACAAGGTGCGCGCATCGTTAATAACAAATTTATCGGCAATGGTGGTAATGGTGCAGGAGCTAACCGTGCGCACAATACAACATTTGAAAATAACATCTTTACAGAGAACAACGCAGCAAATTATCTGACCAATGGTTCAGTCTGTTTGGCGTGGTGTACTGTTTCTGAGATAAAAGTGACGCACATTGAGAACTTTACGTTCCGAGGTAATGTGGTTGATAACTCAAAGAATCCTGCTTCAACTGGCAACGACTATTATGTGCGCAATGGTACAGCGGGTGTCTGGTGTGATGAAGGCTGCATCAAAGCAAAAATTGTCAACAACTTCTTCATCAACACGACAACAGCGATCTTTGATGAGGTTTCAGATGGCACAATCATCGCATCAAACATTATTGAGGGCTCGGGTGCGGGTATTGGCGTATCGAGTAGTTCGAACTCCAAAGTATACAATAACACTATCTCTCGAACCAACCGACCTATCATGCTGAATGAGGATGCTCGTACTGACGGTTGTAATGAGCGAGATCGTAATAATCCACAAATTTGTAAATCGCTCGAGTCGTGGTCTGCTGGCAAGGGTCTGAGCTGGAACTTGACTGGTCTAGAGATGTACAATAACATCATCTCATCTCGTGCAGTCATCTCTGGTGACACTGGCGCGCCACTGTGGTCCTACCCTGTTAGGAGCACTGGTGGCCCAAACCACACTGGTCCAGGCACCTATACAAATGACATGTTCAAGGGCTTTGACTACAACGCCTACTACCGCAGTAGCTTGCAAAATGAAGGCACGATCATGACCTGGGACTTAGCGGATGTGCCGAACCGCCTTGATATTTTGTTTGCTAATGTGAAAGACATCGCTAAAGATAGCCGCGTAAGGTCGTCAATTGATGGTCGCGACACCCACTCGTTCGACCTGTTTGGTACACGCGCAAACAACCCATACTTCATCAAAGAAGCTGAACAGAACACCGACTACCGTAAGAGTAACTACAACTTGAAGGCAGGCAGTCCGGCGATTGGTTCAGGTAAGCCATTGTCAGCTGAGGTTGCATCAGCAATTGACCCAAGCGGCCAACACGTAAGGCCTGGTGTGGCGGTAAACCGAGGTGCTTTGGTAAATGCTTATATGGATTCAACCAATTCTCCGACACCTCCACAGCCTCCGGCAGCGCAGGGCGTTAACATCCCTGATGCCAGGTTGCGCCAGTTGTTGAACAAGAGGTTAGCTGAAATCTCAGGGAAAACCCGTAGTGATGCTCAAGCGATTACTGCTCAAGAAATGCTAACCATTGATCGCATGTATGTCGATAATACTGGCAATATCACGGAAGACCAGAGGATTAAGGATTTGACTGGTCTGGAGTACGCTAAAAATGTCACTGAGCTATCACTCGGCAATCACGCAATTACCAATTTACAGCCGCTCTCTGGCCTAACTAAATTGCGCGCATTACAGCTGTCAGGCAACAAGGTTGCTGATATTCAACCGCTGGCTGGCTTGTCTGAGTTGCGTAGTGTGAACTTGTCGGAAAATGTTGTTACGAACTATAGTCCTTTGTCGTCTCTGAACAAGCTCGAGCAAGTCTCGATGAGCGGTACCAATCAGACGTTAGACCTATCAACATTTGCAGGTAGTAAAAACTCGCTAAAGAAAATCTCTTTCTATGACTATGGCCGAAAGACTAAAGTTGTCAATGCTCAATCTCTTGTTGGTGCACCGGCTCTGACCTCTTTGCGCTTGACTGGGGGGCAGCTGAGCGAGGATGAGATTGCTGCAATTGGACGAATGACTCAACTTACTGAACTGCGGTTAGACTACAGTACGATCATGAATGCACAGCCTCTCGCGGGTTTGAACCACCTTACCTCTTTGAAGCTAGAAAACCAGCAGGGTAGTATGACTACTGAGTCTGAAGTGTTCAGCTCGCCTTTGAAGGATGCAGCTGGCGCGCCAATTGCCATTGAGAATACGGCCACTTTGGTCAATGAAGCAGCTGGTAAATTAAAAGTGGCGGCACCAGTATATGACGGTCAACCGCATGCGTTGCAGGCCAACTGGAACAAGCAGATAACTATCAATGGTAAGCCGTTTGCTTTCTCTGGAACACTACACGTGACTGCAACACTGCCAAAATCTGACCTGTCTGCCCTCCGCACCGCCATCGCCAACGCCGAGAAAGAACCGGCCTACATTACCAATGACGCTACCGTCAAGCAAGCTCTCGCCAAAGCCAAAGAAGTAGAGAAGCAACCAAACCCAGCTGCTACTGCCATCCAGAAAGCAGCCAACGACCTCAACACGGCAGTAACTAACGCCAAGAAGAAGGAAGCAGACGCCCAAACAGCCGCTGAACAAGCAGTTGCTCAGGCTGAACACAACCAGGATCCAGACGATGTTACCAGCGCCAACGCCAAGGTAGCTGCCGTCCAAGACCCAACGAAGAAACAAGCCTTCCAGGATCGCCTCAACCAGGTAACCGCTAACGTCACCGCTGCTCGCAACGCTCTCTCCGCCCTGATAACCAAGGCCAAAGACCCAGCAACCACTGCCGGCATGTCCCAAGAAACCAAGGACGCCGTAGCAGCACAAGTCACCCAAGCAGAGCAGGTTGCTGCCAACGCCGGTGCTTCTGTTGCCGAGCTCAACGCTGCCAAAGCAGCTCTGCAAGCAAAACTTGACGCCCTCCGTCCTGACCTGTCTGCCCTCCGCACCGCCATCGCCAACGCCGAGAAAGAACCGGCCTACATTACCAATGACGCTACCGTCAAGCAAGCTCTCGCCAAAGCCAAAGAAGTAGAGAAGCAACCAAACCCAGCTGCTACTGCCATCCAGAAAGCAGCCAACGACCTCAACACGGCAGTAACTAACGCCAAGAAGAAGGAAGCAGACGCCCAAACAGCCGCTGAACAAGCAGTTGCTCAGGCTGAACACAACCAGGATCCAGACGATGTTACCAGCGCCAACGCCAAGGTAGCTGCCGTCCAAGACCCAACGAAGAAACAAGCCTTCCAGGATCGCCTCAACCAGGTAACCGCTAACGTCACCGCTGCTCGCAACGCTCTCTCCGCCCTGATAACCAAGGCCAAAGACCCAGCAACCACTGCCGGCATGTCCCAAGAAACCAAGGACGCCGTAGCAGCACAAGTCACCCAAGCAGAGCAGGTTGCTGCCAACGCCGGTGCTTCTGTTGCCGAGCTCAACGCTGCCAAAGCAGCTCTGCAAGCAAAACTTGACGCCCTCCGTCCTGACCTGTCTGCCCTCCGCACCGCCATCGCCAACGCCGAGAAAGAACCGGCCTACATTACCAATGACGCTACCGTCAAGCAAGCTCTCGCCAAAGCCAAAGAAGTAGAGAAGCAACCAAACCCAGCTGCTACTGCCATCCAGAAAGCAGCCAACGACCTCAACACGGCAGTAACTAACGCCAAGAAGAAGGAAGCAGACGCCCAAACAGCCGCTGAACAAGCAGTTGCTCAGGCTGAACACAACCAGGATCCAGACGATGTTACCAGCGCCAACGCCAAGGTAGCTGCCGTCCAAGACCCAACGAAGAAACAAGCCTTCCAGGATCGCCTCAACCAGGTAACCGCTAACGTCACCGCTGCTCGCAACGCTCTCTCCGCCCTGATAACCAAGGCCAAAGACCCAGCAACCACTGCCGGCATGTCCCAAGAAACCAAGGACGCCGTAGCAGCACAAGTCACCCAAGCAGAGCAGGTTGCTGCCAACGCCGGTGCTTCTGTTGCCGAGCTCAACGCTGCCAAAGCAGCTCTGCAAGCAAAACTTGACGCCCTCCGTCCTGACCTGTCTGCCCTCCGCACCGCCATCGCCAACGCCGAGAAAGAACCGGCCTACATTACCAATGACGCTACCGTCAAGCAAGCTCTCGCCAAAGCCAAAGAAGTAGAGAAGCAACCAAACCCAGCTGCTACTGCCATCCAGAAAGCAGCCAACGACCTCAACACGGCAGTAACTAACGCCAAGAAGAAGGAAGCAGACGCCCAAACAGCCGCTGAACAAGCAGTTGCTCAGGCTGAACACAACCAGGATCCAGACGATGTTACCAGCGCCAACGCCAAGGTAGCTGCCGTCCAAGACCCAACGAAGAAACAAGCCTTCCAGGATCGCCTCAACCAGGTAACCGCTAACGTCACCGCTGCTCGCAACGCTCTCTCCGCCCTGATAACCAAGGCCAAAGACCCAGCAACCACTGCCGGCATGTCCCAAGAAACCAAGGACGCCGTAGCAGCACAAGTCACCCAAGCAGAGCAGGTTGCTGCCAACGCCGGTGCTTCTGTTGCCGAGCTCAACGCTGCCAAAGCAGCTCTGCAAGCAAAACTTGACGCCCTCCGTCCTGACCTGTCTGCCCTCCGCACCGCCATCGCCAACGCCGAGAAAGAACCGGCCTACATTACCAATGACGCTACCGTCAAGCAAGCTCTCGCCAAAGCCAAAGAAGTAGAGAAGCAACCAAACCCAGCTGCTACTGCCATCCAGAAAGCAGCCAACGACCTCAACACGGCAGTAACTAACGCCAAGAAGAAGGAAGCAGACGCCCAAACAGCCGCTGAACAAGCAGTTGCTCAGGCTGAAAGTAGCAAAACTCAAGCTGCAGTGAATGCCGCAAGAGCTTTGGTGGCAAACGTACAGGATACCGCTAAGAGAACTGCACTGGAAAATCGGTTGAATGCAATTGTCATCCCGGGACCTCAGGCTCCACGGAACAAGATGACTGTTGCACAGCCATATCACCGTTCTTTGACATTAGAGACATCTGGAAACTCTTGTTACAACTTGGCGACAGCACAGACAGCTTCAACGCCGGATCGCTACAATAACCGTGTGCTTCGCGAAGGAGTGGACTTCACGATTAACTGTAACAACCAAGCTCCTGCGGTTGGCTTTACAGCTCGCGTAACCTTAACATTAAGTCGTCGCTATGCTAACACGAACCGTCTGACAATTGGTAAGATAATGAATGGTCGAGTATACCAAGACATCACCAGCCGAGTTACCTTTGGTAATACGCCAGATGGCAAATACACCACTATTGCTTATGATTTGACTGACGGCGGCTTTGGTGACGGTGACGGTATAGCAAACGGCACTATCATCGACCCAGTTGGTATTTACGAAGAAGAGGACGCTACTCAGAATGGTAACCAAAATGCCAATAGTGGCGGCAACAACCCAGTTGCTAAGATTGCGAAGAAAGCATCAAATGCACTAGCTGACACGGGTAGTAACGCCATCGTAATCACTCTCGGTTCCATCGCGGTCGTTGCTACTGGCGCCTGGATAATCATCAAACGCCGACGCTAA
- a CDS encoding DedA family protein, whose translation MMHAFVDFIIHFGIIAVLFVIFAESGLLFGFIFPGDSLLFTAGYMVQQHILPIDISIFVLLLIIAAIAGDSVGYTFGHKVGRKLFERKNSRLFKRKYLIQAEKFYEKHGAITVILARFVPIVRTFAPIVAGASKMHYRTFLLFNVIGGILWASLFTYLGFFAGKALTEAGINVEVAALIIIFLSVLPMIIHALKQESTKAALKKQLSVLFSKDKQPKSAAKKRK comes from the coding sequence ATGATGCACGCTTTCGTAGACTTTATTATTCACTTTGGTATTATTGCCGTTTTATTTGTTATATTCGCCGAGTCAGGCCTATTGTTTGGGTTTATTTTCCCTGGCGATAGCCTGCTATTCACTGCTGGCTATATGGTACAACAACACATTTTGCCAATCGACATTTCGATATTCGTGCTTTTACTTATCATCGCGGCCATTGCCGGAGATTCAGTTGGTTACACCTTTGGCCACAAGGTGGGCCGAAAACTGTTTGAGCGGAAAAACTCACGCTTGTTCAAACGTAAATATCTCATTCAAGCTGAAAAATTTTATGAAAAACATGGCGCCATCACAGTCATCTTGGCACGATTTGTGCCCATTGTCCGCACGTTTGCCCCAATCGTAGCCGGCGCAAGCAAAATGCATTATCGAACCTTCTTGCTCTTCAACGTCATTGGTGGCATTTTATGGGCTTCGCTATTCACTTACCTGGGATTCTTTGCTGGCAAGGCACTGACTGAAGCTGGCATTAACGTTGAGGTCGCTGCCCTGATTATCATTTTCCTGTCAGTCCTGCCAATGATCATTCACGCGCTCAAGCAAGAATCCACCAAAGCAGCCCTCAAAAAACAGTTATCTGTCCTGTTTTCAAAAGACAAACAGCCAAAGTCGGCTGCTAAAAAGCGCAAGTAA
- the uvrA gene encoding excinuclease ABC subunit UvrA codes for MPEVIRVKGAREHNLKNVSVELPRDKFVVITGLSGSGKSSLAFDTIYAEGQRRYMESLNSYARQFLGTMDKPDVDSIDGLSPAISIDQKSTSRNPRSTVATVTEIYDYLRLLFARIGVPHCPICGKAVSRRTTEAIIQEIIKQYDGHRILLLAPIVKNKKGEFAHIPEQYRRLGYARVRVDGVVYALDEFPELQKSYKHSIELVVDRLALNSELAGRLSQSVEQALELGQGIVEVLDADDDQVRTFSQRYACVDHPEEDIPELEPRLFSFNAPQGACPSCTGLGSRMEIDPELVFNDNLTIAEGAIRPYNRVNVDNFYMKKIMAVAEAHGFSVRTPVKKLSDEAKQTILYGTGAQKYHIELGSGRHYDTTYEGVIPNLERRHRETDSEFMRKDIERFMRERACYVCKGARLKPVVLAVTVHGLNIVDVCDLGVDDALDLFTHKLKLTEQETTIARLILKEINARLGFMSNVGLNYLELGRAANTLSGGEAQRIRLATQIGSGLQGVLYVLDEPSIGLHQRDNDRLIDTLKRLRDLGNTVLVVEHDEDTIRQSDFLVDMGPGAGSKGGQIVAMGAPEEVAKNPDSITGRYLSGAEKIAVPKKRRKPNQDQQLIVRGAQENNLKNIDVAFPLGLMTVVSGVSGSGKSTLVNDIVARELAARLNRSQAVPGKHDRIDGIKLLDKAIVIDQSPIGRTPRSNPATYTGIFTPIRELFAATPEANVRGYKAGRFSFNVKGGRCENCQGDGVIKIEMHFLPDVYVMCDECKGKRYNREALEITYKGHTISDVLEMTVEQAAEFFDSIPSIHRKLETLVEVGLGYIRLGQPATTFSGGEAQRIKLATELSKRSTGKTMYILDEPTTGLHSADVKRLLGILHKLVEGGNSMIVIEHNLDVIKSADWIIDMGPEGGMGGGTVVTSGTPEDITKNADSFTGKYLKPLLT; via the coding sequence ATGCCGGAGGTTATTCGAGTTAAAGGTGCTCGCGAGCACAATCTGAAAAATGTTAGCGTGGAATTGCCGCGCGATAAGTTCGTGGTCATTACTGGCCTGAGTGGTTCAGGCAAATCAAGTCTAGCGTTTGACACGATTTATGCTGAGGGCCAGCGCCGTTATATGGAGAGCTTGAACTCGTATGCTCGGCAGTTTTTGGGAACGATGGATAAACCCGATGTTGATAGCATCGATGGCTTGAGTCCAGCTATTTCGATTGACCAAAAATCAACCAGCCGTAACCCACGCTCGACGGTGGCGACAGTGACTGAGATTTACGACTATTTGCGACTGTTGTTTGCGCGCATCGGTGTGCCGCACTGTCCAATTTGTGGCAAAGCAGTGTCGCGGCGCACCACCGAAGCCATCATCCAAGAAATCATCAAGCAGTATGACGGGCACCGGATTTTACTGCTGGCGCCAATCGTCAAAAATAAAAAAGGTGAATTTGCGCACATCCCTGAGCAATACCGTCGGCTGGGTTATGCTCGTGTTAGGGTTGATGGCGTGGTGTATGCCTTGGACGAATTTCCAGAACTACAGAAGAGCTATAAGCACTCAATTGAGCTGGTAGTTGACCGCTTGGCATTGAACAGTGAATTGGCTGGTCGCTTGTCTCAAAGCGTCGAGCAAGCCTTGGAATTAGGTCAGGGAATTGTGGAGGTTTTGGACGCCGATGACGATCAGGTACGAACGTTTTCGCAGCGGTATGCCTGTGTTGATCATCCTGAGGAGGATATTCCTGAGCTGGAACCACGACTGTTTAGTTTTAACGCACCCCAGGGAGCTTGTCCAAGCTGTACTGGTTTGGGTAGTCGCATGGAGATTGATCCGGAGCTGGTGTTTAATGACAATTTGACTATCGCTGAAGGAGCCATCAGACCGTACAACCGCGTCAATGTCGACAATTTCTATATGAAAAAAATCATGGCCGTTGCCGAGGCGCATGGCTTTAGTGTGCGAACGCCTGTTAAGAAACTGTCTGATGAAGCTAAACAGACAATTTTGTATGGGACAGGGGCGCAAAAGTATCACATCGAGCTTGGTAGTGGTCGGCATTATGACACAACCTATGAAGGGGTGATCCCGAACTTAGAGCGCCGGCACCGTGAGACTGACAGTGAATTTATGCGCAAAGATATTGAACGATTTATGCGCGAGCGGGCATGCTATGTTTGTAAAGGCGCCCGGCTCAAGCCAGTAGTCTTGGCAGTGACAGTTCACGGGCTCAATATTGTTGATGTTTGTGACTTGGGTGTTGATGATGCGTTGGACTTATTTACACACAAGCTCAAATTGACAGAGCAGGAAACGACGATCGCGCGGCTGATATTAAAGGAGATCAACGCGCGGTTGGGCTTCATGAGTAATGTTGGTTTGAACTATCTGGAGCTGGGCCGAGCAGCTAACACCTTGAGCGGTGGAGAAGCTCAGCGCATTCGGCTGGCTACGCAAATTGGTTCCGGTTTGCAGGGGGTGCTGTATGTTCTGGACGAGCCATCCATTGGGTTGCACCAGCGAGATAATGATAGATTGATTGATACTCTGAAGCGCTTGCGTGATCTTGGTAATACGGTGCTGGTAGTGGAGCATGATGAAGATACCATTCGTCAAAGTGACTTTTTGGTCGACATGGGGCCAGGGGCTGGCTCAAAGGGTGGGCAAATCGTCGCCATGGGAGCGCCTGAGGAAGTAGCGAAAAATCCAGACAGCATCACCGGTCGGTACTTGAGTGGTGCAGAGAAAATTGCAGTACCAAAAAAGCGCAGGAAGCCAAATCAAGATCAGCAGCTCATAGTGCGTGGTGCTCAGGAAAATAATTTGAAAAATATTGACGTGGCGTTTCCTTTGGGATTAATGACGGTGGTGTCTGGTGTGTCTGGTAGTGGTAAGTCAACCTTGGTTAATGACATTGTGGCGAGGGAGCTGGCAGCTCGCCTCAACCGGTCTCAAGCGGTGCCAGGCAAGCACGACCGCATTGACGGCATTAAACTGTTAGATAAAGCGATTGTGATTGACCAGTCGCCAATTGGTCGCACACCGCGTTCCAACCCAGCCACCTACACGGGTATTTTTACGCCAATTCGTGAATTATTTGCTGCCACGCCAGAAGCTAACGTTCGCGGTTACAAGGCAGGCCGATTTAGTTTTAATGTCAAGGGTGGTCGCTGTGAAAATTGTCAGGGTGATGGTGTGATAAAAATTGAAATGCACTTTTTGCCAGACGTGTATGTGATGTGTGACGAGTGTAAAGGTAAACGGTATAACCGTGAAGCATTGGAAATTACCTACAAAGGACACACTATTTCTGATGTATTGGAAATGACAGTAGAGCAAGCGGCCGAATTCTTTGACAGTATTCCATCTATTCACCGAAAACTTGAGACGTTGGTGGAAGTTGGCTTAGGTTATATTCGTTTGGGTCAGCCAGCAACCACCTTCTCTGGCGGGGAAGCGCAGCGCATCAAATTGGCGACTGAACTGTCAAAACGCTCGACGGGTAAAACCATGTATATTTTGGATGAGCCAACCACTGGGTTGCATTCGGCTGACGTTAAGCGATTGTTGGGGATTTTGCATAAGCTTGTCGAAGGCGGAAATAGCATGATTGTAATTGAGCATAATTTGGACGTTATCAAATCAGCAGACTGGATCATTGATATGGGTCCAGAAGGTGGTATGGGCGGCGGGACGGTTGTCACCAGCGGAACGCCAGAAGACATTACCAAAAACGCAGATTCGTTCACGGGCAAATATCTCAAGCCATTGCTTACGTAA
- the sbcB gene encoding exodeoxyribonuclease I, translating to MAQTFFFYDLETSGLNPRQDRIMQFAGQRTDMNLEPIGEPYNLLVTLNDDTLPSPDALMVTGITPQKTVEEGYSEAQFTRMLSEEIFTPDTIAVGFNNIRFDDEFIRHLLWRNFHDPYEWSWKEGRSRWDMLDVVRLTRALRPEGIKWPLDAKGEPSNRLELITSANGIAHENAHDALADVTALIAVTKLIKQKQPQLYDYLLKMRDKKVVQQLVNVDDKKPFVYASGRYDKEFAKTTVAFPLTTSRNGGVVVYDLRYDPTPFVGLSVEELSAKLFASWEERQAEYFVKLPVKELQYNRCPAVAPLGVLEQGDGWQKISLSTETIQQHQHILLNHPDFAEKLRTIFENKPAFKKLPDPEAQLYDGFLNDRDRLRVEAVRNADERELADFHPEFQDERLTPLLLHYKARNFPRSLSEDDLAQWETWRAQRLQTQLPQFMAALQRLAPTATDEQQFILQELQLWVEAVLPIV from the coding sequence ATGGCGCAAACATTCTTCTTCTACGACCTCGAAACCAGCGGGCTGAATCCGCGGCAAGACCGCATCATGCAGTTTGCTGGGCAGCGGACGGATATGAACCTTGAGCCGATTGGCGAGCCGTACAATTTGCTGGTGACGCTGAATGATGATACACTGCCGAGTCCTGATGCGCTGATGGTAACCGGCATCACGCCGCAAAAAACGGTCGAGGAAGGCTACAGCGAGGCGCAGTTTACGCGGATGCTCAGCGAGGAGATTTTCACGCCGGATACTATTGCGGTTGGCTTTAATAATATTCGATTTGACGATGAGTTCATTCGCCATTTGTTGTGGCGTAATTTTCATGACCCGTATGAATGGAGCTGGAAGGAAGGTCGATCGCGTTGGGATATGCTGGATGTGGTGCGACTGACCAGGGCACTCAGGCCAGAGGGGATCAAGTGGCCACTTGATGCTAAAGGTGAGCCAAGTAACCGCTTGGAATTGATCACCAGCGCCAACGGTATTGCGCACGAAAATGCCCATGACGCCTTGGCGGACGTAACGGCGCTGATTGCCGTGACGAAATTGATCAAGCAAAAACAGCCGCAGCTGTATGACTATTTACTAAAAATGCGTGACAAAAAAGTAGTCCAGCAGCTGGTCAATGTGGACGACAAAAAACCGTTTGTTTACGCCAGCGGGCGTTACGATAAAGAATTTGCTAAAACCACGGTGGCTTTTCCACTGACAACCAGTCGAAACGGTGGCGTGGTTGTCTATGACCTGCGGTACGATCCAACGCCGTTTGTTGGGCTGAGCGTGGAGGAATTGTCAGCAAAACTATTTGCCTCGTGGGAGGAGCGGCAAGCTGAGTATTTCGTCAAATTACCGGTCAAAGAATTACAATACAATCGTTGTCCGGCGGTGGCGCCGCTGGGTGTGCTGGAACAAGGTGATGGCTGGCAGAAAATTTCGCTTAGTACAGAGACTATTCAGCAGCATCAACACATCTTACTGAATCATCCGGACTTTGCCGAAAAATTACGGACTATTTTTGAAAACAAGCCAGCCTTCAAAAAACTGCCCGATCCAGAAGCACAGTTATATGATGGCTTTTTGAACGACCGTGACCGCCTGCGGGTAGAAGCGGTACGCAATGCCGATGAGCGCGAGCTAGCTGATTTTCATCCAGAATTTCAGGACGAGCGGTTGACGCCATTATTACTCCACTACAAAGCCCGCAACTTTCCGCGCTCACTCAGCGAAGATGACCTGGCGCAGTGGGAAACGTGGCGGGCTCAGCGCCTGCAGACGCAACTACCGCAATTTATGGCAGCCTTGCAGCGTTTGGCGCCGACAGCGACCGACGAACAGCAGTTCATTTTACAGGAACTACAGTTGTGGGTAGAAGCGGTGCTGCCTATCGTTTAG